TGACATAATTATATTTGTTTTTTAATACTGCTAGTGTACGTATTTTCcatatattgaaatatttttcaatattttcggaGAGATCACAACACTTTCACAGAACGCGGCCATTACACGGTTTTGAACTAACGAATGATAATTGAACAACTTCTTGCTACACGTCGCCACCTTTAGTACAATTCCAAcattaaaatttgaattattTATTCAAAATACGAAAATTTTATATGACGTTTAAGTTATATTACCATTATTTCTTAATCTATTTCTTGTCTTGCTTTAATTTAGTTTCATTGAGTTAATTTATTTGTTAATAATTCAAACTTTCCATCCCCCCTACCTCAATTTGTACTATAATACATGTCACGTCCTGCCTGGCAAATAGAATTACTTAGAAAGAAGGAAATGTGACATAACCTAAGTAATTATACAAGTGCAAAATGGATAATATGTAACAACCTCTAATGTCTCTACaatttttatatgtaattttaaataattatctaaatgtaCAAAAAATGAATAATGTATAATAAATGAATGACTTGATGAAGCAATGTATGATAGTGAAAAATCCAAATAATCAAAATTGATAAACAATGAAGAAAGAAACAGAATCTTGGTTCGATGCACAAAAATGAATATGAACCAAGAACAACTATTGTCTACCCAAATCTATTACAAGTATCAAAATAATTTAGGTAAGTAAAAAAGGGATGAACATATATCATCACTATACAAATTAATTTCAATTCTTTCTTATTAAAATTTTTATGTTTGTACGATTTGTAGGTTTTTCAGAAGATGCACCAATAAATATCCAATGGTGGAAAGAAACATCTATTACAGATATGGTTACACAATCTGACTTTCAACATGATGCAATATCCTCAACAAACAATTCATTAACAAGTAACAAAcaacaatatataaaatattaaccTCTTATAATTTGATAAACTTGCAGATTATTTTTTACCGAATGAACCAACGAATGCTCGGTTCTCAAATTCATCAGAAAAAGCAGCAATACCTACGAGATCTAAGCAACTGAAAAGATCAAAAATTGTAAATGACAAAGAGTCTTTAAGACGTACAAAACATCCAGAGTTATGGAAAGTGAACATAAAAAAAACTGCTAGACTTAGAGGTGAAGAGTATATAGGAGTTGGGGGAAAAATAGTGCCTGCAAAAATAATGGGACCACCTTGTAAATGCCGCATGCGTTGCACCGAGAAAGTAAATGAAATGGCACGAAAAGAGTTACATAATTTCTTTTGGAAAACATTTAATTGGGAGCAACGAAAACAGTGTGTTGCATTGTCAGTTAAAGAATCACCAAAACAACGAACTCGATGTCGGGGGAACGTTAAATCGGGGCATCGCAGACAAGTTACTTTCACTTATTCTCTTTTATTGAATGGAGAATTTAttacagtatgtaaatgcatgTTCCTTAGCACATTCGCATTGTCCGAAAAGTTCGTACGTCATGTGATGGATAAAAAAAGAATATCACCTGAGGGAATAATAGGACCAGATCAAAGAGGAAAGCATTCACCAAAGACTAAAAAAACCGAAAACGTTAAAGACCGCGTACGCGAACATATTAAATCGTTTCCAACAGAAAAATCTACAGATCCATTGAATTGTACAGGTAAAAGATATTTAGATTCTAAATTAAGTATAGTTGCTATGCATAAACTTTATATATCAAAATGTAAAGCAGAAGGTGTTCCAGACAGTGATATAGTTAAGGAAAGTTATTACAGGGAAATGTTTAAGACAGAGTTTACACTTGGTTTTAAATGATCAGATTCTAAAGAAAACTGTTGACTTTCAAATGTTATTCCAAAAATTATAATAAGCCAACcactttttttatatttttcaatgttAACCAGTTTTTATATTACAAAACAGGTCGATATCGTTTTTGTTCCTAATGTTGCTATATATTTTAATCATATCTATAAGTATTTTCTACCTTAGGACTGTTAAAGTACCTTTTAAATATTACTAGtacaaacaataatatattttatttataaaaacACAAACAAAGTGATTATAGtgtttataatattaatatttattatagcATTTCGATATGTCCATCAGTATTTGATATGTATTCAGTTTAAAATAATAGTATAAAAATGATACATAATTTTATGTAtattgaaatattaaaaaattatattttgtaTCATACTTTCTATAACTTCCATAAAGTTTATCAAAAAATTTCGTGTCCAGACAGAACGTATCCTGATGTTCTTATTACGTTTATGCTAACAGCATAAGCATAATTAATGTGactattaaatataaaacaTATTTACATGCATTTTTATACACAATTGTTACACAATATGTTATATATACTGTCAAAAAATAACAGATCTATACCTTTAGTCGCTACACTTTAAGCACACAATAATAAATCATTTCAATATTTATCATTTTAAAAGAATTATATACAAAATATACAAAATACTTTTTCAGAAATTTACAGTACATATTTTTTATAAAACAAGCACACTAAACAATTGTGAAATTACACATAAGAAAGTACTAAGTTAAAGTTTGCTTTTTTCATAACTTTAACGACTATAGCTATGTTTTTCTATCTTCCTTGCTTTTACCGATCATTACCATCAAATCTTTTCTCTACAATCATTCAACAGATCTAACTTTTCTCGGAAACTGAACTGACTTCCTTACATCGCTTTGCTGCCGCTTCAACTGCTCCGATCACAGCTGATCTCAATCCATGTTGTTCCAAATAGTGGATTCCGGTTATAGTAGATCCTATCAATAAATAgcaaatatattaatattattaactaATATGCACGTTTGTATGAATAGTTTTGCATTATATCACAAATAGCATTTTATCGAACCTGCTGGAGAGGCTACATCATCTTTAAGTTGTCCTGGATGCCTCTCCGTATCTCGAACCATGGTACCAGCTCCGAGAACAGTTTGCGCAGCTAACTTGTATGCGATTGGCCTCATGAGACCCATTTTTACTGCTCCGTCGGCTAAAGCTTCTATCATCATATATACCTGCGTTGGAAAAATATTTCGATATCTATTGTAAACATTAATGGTAATAACTGCGTGTATATTAAGATATTATTACTTACATATGCAGGTCCAGAACCAGCCAAGGCCGTAACAGGATCAATTAAGTTTTCAGGTACTTCTTCGCACAGACCAACGGCGGAAAATAATTTTTCTGCTATTTCAGCTTCTTTATCACCGGCAGACTTTCCACGAGCATATACCGTTGCACCACAACCCACGAGGGCTGGCGTATTGGGCATTACTCTTATTACAGGTGTTCCGTCAGGCAGGGCCTACAattgtaattaattaatatGCTAATATTACTAATATGTTAATAAGTAATAATTGGCGATTAGTTTACCTTTTCTAACGACGCCAAAGGAATGcccatagcaatagagagcaACAGTTTATTGTAATTCTTTAACTCTGGAAGAACCTGTGGAACCACCTGTGGTTTTACTGATAAAATCAGA
The sequence above is a segment of the Xylocopa sonorina isolate GNS202 chromosome 7, iyXylSono1_principal, whole genome shotgun sequence genome. Coding sequences within it:
- the LOC143425099 gene encoding uncharacterized protein LOC143425099 is translated as MNMNQEQLLSTQIYYKYQNNLGFSEDAPINIQWWKETSITDMVTQSDFQHDAISSTNNSLTNYFLPNEPTNARFSNSSEKAAIPTRSKQLKRSKIVNDKESLRRTKHPELWKVNIKKTARLRGEEYIGVGGKIVPAKIMGPPCKCRMRCTEKVNEMARKELHNFFWKTFNWEQRKQCVALSVKESPKQRTRCRGNVKSGHRRQVTFTYSLLLNGEFITVCKCMFLSTFALSEKFVRHVMDKKRISPEGIIGPDQRGKHSPKTKKTENVKDRVREHIKSFPTEKSTDPLNCTGKRYLDSKLSIVAMHKLYISKCKAEGVPDSDIVKESYYREMFKTEFTLGFK
- the LOC143425100 gene encoding uncharacterized protein LOC143425100 isoform X1 — encoded protein: MHEAEDILALHKVKNGMEERKFPKKSSLLYSQMSDLLLADGVEKRKRVSLNIDTKMLKIGFIGGGKMAQALAKGFIRAGLSKGEMMLASCLPNDVGSIDAFKEIGSDTVFTNGPVINYGDVLILSVKPQVVPQVLPELKNYNKLLLSIAMGIPLASLEKALPDGTPVIRVMPNTPALVGCGATVYARGKSAGDKEAEIAEKLFSAVGLCEEVPENLIDPVTALAGSGPAYVYMMIEALADGAVKMGLMRPIAYKLAAQTVLGAGTMVRDTERHPGQLKDDVASPAGSTITGIHYLEQHGLRSAVIGAVEAAAKRCKEVSSVSEKS
- the LOC143425100 gene encoding uncharacterized protein LOC143425100 isoform X2, with product MTTGLKTMEFLRLGRRIRRRLNARSVSDLLLADGVEKRKRVSLNIDTKMLKIGFIGGGKMAQALAKGFIRAGLSKGEMMLASCLPNDVGSIDAFKEIGSDTVFTNGPVINYGDVLILSVKPQVVPQVLPELKNYNKLLLSIAMGIPLASLEKALPDGTPVIRVMPNTPALVGCGATVYARGKSAGDKEAEIAEKLFSAVGLCEEVPENLIDPVTALAGSGPAYVYMMIEALADGAVKMGLMRPIAYKLAAQTVLGAGTMVRDTERHPGQLKDDVASPAGSTITGIHYLEQHGLRSAVIGAVEAAAKRCKEVSSVSEKS